A single Antechinus flavipes isolate AdamAnt ecotype Samford, QLD, Australia chromosome 5, AdamAnt_v2, whole genome shotgun sequence DNA region contains:
- the TMEM60 gene encoding transmembrane protein 60 — protein sequence MRMSLAQRVLLTWLFTLLFLIMLVLKLDEKAPWNWFLIFIPVWIFDTILLVMLIVKMAGRCKSGYNHRNGPRHMKRKVWYFIAMLLKLAFCLALCAKLEQFTNMNLSYVFIPLWALLVGAMTELGYNVFFARRD from the coding sequence ATGAGAATGTCCCTGGCTCAGAGAGTACTGCTCACTTGGCTTTTTACATTACTTTTCTTGATCATGTTGGTGTTGAAATTGGATGAGAAAGCACCATGGAACTGGTTCCTTATATTCATACCAGTCTGGATATTTGATACTATTCTCCTTGTAATGCTGATTGTGAAGATGGCTGGACGATGTAAATCTGGTTACAACCATAGAAATGGACCACGACATATGAAAAGAAAAGTCTGGTACTTCATAGCGATGTTACTTAAATTGGCCTTCTGTCTTGCACTCTGTGCTAAACTGGAACAGTTTACTAATATGAATCTATCAtatgtttttattcctttatgGGCCTTACTGGTTGGGGCTATGACAGAACTTGGATATAATGTCTTTTTTGCTCGGAGagactga